A segment of the Pogoniulus pusillus isolate bPogPus1 chromosome 25, bPogPus1.pri, whole genome shotgun sequence genome:
CTTTTAAATGCCCTGGCAGTAGACCAGACATGGATTTGCTGGAGTTATTACTTGGAAGAATTAAGGAATAAACATAAAACTATAGACTGTACCTTGTCATATTGGCAGACTATCACGTTGTCAGTGTCAAACAAGTCTGGAGTATCTTGTTCACTGACATCATCATCAGAATTTAAGGGGTCCTAGAGATTAAAACTGTATTTTAGGCTTTCAGAATAGCCCTGACATTAAACATATCTAGAACAAAACAAGAGACccctgaaaaacaaaccaaagtatTTAAAAAATAACAGTAACAAAGACCTGGAGGCTGTGAAGCTCACATTGCATAGAGCTCATTTATAAGCATCTTTGCATGCTTCCCTTCTCAAAACCAACAGGTGAAAAAGCAAGAGTGCCAAGTCAAAGCTGACCTCACTAACGGGTATGGTAAGCAACTAGTATCCAGTAGAAATCCAAATGCTAGGAGGAGAATCTCTAGGGCACTGATCTGCACATGCTCAAGAAAAACCTTTTCAGAAGAACCATACCTACTTGTGTCTCACTCTTCTCTTACACATCTCTCCATGCCCCTtccttcagaaagaaaagcagcaacatTTGCACTCCAATCTTACacaaacatgaagaggaattcCATTCTACTGAGGCTGAGGTTTTACCATACAACTTGAATTATGGCACCTAAGGATTTTAAGTAATCCAGTGAACAAATGACTTCTCAATATCTCTTTCAtaaagtggtttaggttggaagagacctcagagatcacttactgcaatccccctgccatgggctgagaTACCTCTCAGCTGCATGTGGCTAACCAAAGCTCCATCCAGTCTTGCCTTAGACACTGTCAGGGAAGTggcatccacaaccactctaGGCCGATCattctattccagagtctcaccatccttgtaCTGAACAACCTcctgagatccagtctaaccctagtcttcctcagcttcaaaccactcccccttgtcctgtctctaaaTGCTCTTatgaagagtccctccccagccttcctgtaggttctcttcaagtattggaaggcaggtctaaggtccccctggattCTTTTATTGTCTAGGCTGAACagtttcagctccctcagtctatcttcatagcagaagtgctccagcccttggaccatccttgtggctctcctctggactgtctccaacagttctatgtccttatgatggggacaccatTTCATCTGTCCATGCTCCTCATAATGAGTTCCTGAATACCTTTTCAGCAAGACCTCCCATCCCAAGAGGTATGTAACTTAACCACCCATTCTTTGCATTCAGCTTCCCAGAAATTGTTCTGGGTCAAACAATTCAACAGGCAGGACAGACACACCATTATAATGTGCTTCACGAGTCATAAAAGTAGAAGTTACCTCCTCAACTATATCTGCTTGGAGCTCTTCTTCATCACCACCAGTGCTGCTAGACTCTGTGCTTGAAACACTGTCACATTCTTCATCATTGTCTTCATTATCCTCCAGGACTTTTAGATCCTCCGATTCATTAATGCCAACAAATAAATTCTCTTCCCTGTCCTTATGTGGTAtttcttccttgggagaaaCATCACCAGTCCCATCCAGCTGAATTATGCCTTCAATGTCACTGCAGATATCCTTCTCTGACTGCAAATTAGATTCCATCTGCTCAGTAGGTGCCATCTGACAGGAATAAGAGACCAGAGACAGCTTGTGAATTAGCACCACAGAGCTTTATTTCTTCACTGCAAAAGCTGAGATTTTTTGTTTAATAAAGCAACAAGATTGGGGCACTAAAATGAGAGTTTCAAGTCTTGGTCTACTTGTAAACTCCAAGTGTATTCACAAATCTTACTCTTATACTTAACCTCAAGAGGAATTCATGCCAAATATTCCTCAGCAAGGCAGAAACTCAATTTCTTAGACATTTCTTTAAACACTTGTATACTCAAGCAACTTAAGAACAGGGCAATTGCCTGGGCCTTTAGAATTTCTATTGCAAAGAAAActccaaaaccaagcaaaaaccaAAGAATGTTGCTCTACTGCCCATAAAAAACAGCATTTTCAGGTTTTGAAGCATCAAATTTTTATCAGATCTGACTTGTCATACTCAAAACAAGTTAAATGCTCCTCAGACACTGCAAGTTAAAACTAATCCCAGCTGAGATCAGAAAGCAATTtggcccacaactggacagtATTAATATGCAGGGTCATAGACTgtaccaggttggaaggcatcctaaaaggtcatcttgttcaggccccctgcactcagcagggacacctctaactagatcaggttgcacagggacacatcaaggctgatcttaaatgtctccaaggacactgcctcaaccacatccctgggcaacctgttccagtattttaccactctcattgtgcacaactttctcctgatgtccaacctaagtttcccctgctccagtttcaaacatTGCCCCTTgctctatcaccacaggcccttctaagcAGTGTCAACCCAACatttctgtaggcccctttcagatattgaagggccttcctggagccctcttctccaggctgaacatccctaattctttcagcctgccttcacagcagaggtgctccagccctctgatcatcttggtagcccttctctggacccattctAACAAGTCCCTGTCTCTTTCATGTTGGGGgctccaaagctggacacagcactacaGGTgatgtctcaccagagcagagtggcagaatcccctctctccatctgctgctcacacttcttttgatgcagcccaggctgccattgaccttctgggctgtaagtgcccattgctggctcaagtccagcttctcatccaccagcaccctcaagtccttttctgcagggctgctctcaatctcaatACCCCCTAAGCCTGTACTGATATCAAAGGTTGCTCTAAACCAGGTGTAGGATCTTGCACTTCACCTCATGAAATCTCATGAGATGCTCTCAGTGTCAGAGTAATGTGGTAGTTCTCAAAGGGCCATTCAGTCCCAGAGGAAAACCACAAAGTTCTGCTAAAAAACAAACAGTCAGCCAGTCTCAGAGCACATTACACCTATTCATTACTTACAGCACTCTTTAGCTTGATGTTCTCTTCAGTGTCAGCATTTCAGCAATACCTGGGACATTTTTTTCATGTAGAGATAAGCAGCTACTGCTATTCAAAACAACCTCAAATGACTTCAAAATGCTAAGTTTTTTGTTATTATAGTTCAGAGGTGCTACTTGTCACTTACAGATGTGTTTGATTACATCTCTTAGGATGTTTCAACCAAAAGCCTCTCACAGATGTATTTTCAACAGATGTTACCTTGCCAGACGACACAGTGCTGTCCTGGCACTTCAGAAGTGTGCCATCATCCACATCTTTGCCCATGATAATCAGGTCAATGATATCATCAGACACCTGCTGTTGTGCCAGCTCCTGAGGCCTGACTTCTAACTGTCCCTCTACATCCTGCAGTACACTGCCTGAGTCGTCTGCCAAGGATTCAGCAGAAGCAAAGCCTTCAGAGGATTCTGGAGTAAACACAGCTGTGTGAAGATTGGCCTGCTGGGCTGGTTCTCCTGTTAAGTCTGTGCATTGATTCAATGTCACATTGGCTGCAAGTTGCTGCTGACtcgcaggaggctgctggaccaAAGAAGCACTGGCAGAGTTCTCCAGGTGGTTCTTCTCCATGACACTCGGCTGAAAGACCACAGTCTGTTGGACAGCAGTCTCCTTGTGTTGCAAAggttcagcagctgcctgggcagaaGCTGCATTCACCTGTGCAAGGCTGGCAGTGTTAGCTTGCAGAACGGAGGGCTGCCCAAGGGGCTGAAACAACTGCTGAACAGGATGGAGAACACTTCCATCTcctgaggcctgtgcaaccaTAACAGGCACATTTACCTTGTAAAGCTGCCCTGCCAAGAGAAAAGTTCAAAACTGCTTCAGCAGGTTAAACTACAGGTGCAGGTCATTGTCCTGTTACCTCTGATATCTAATAGCAAGCATTTAGGCAAACTACTAGCAACAGTACATTTACACAGCAGTACTTTCCCCAAGCACAACTTCAGCCTTTGAAAATTAAGTGTtcagaggctttgctgccaTCCAGACCTTCATATTTCatacccccctttttttttaatctccacAATATCACAGAATTTCTAAGATTGGGAAAGactttcaagctcatcgagtccaatcattagtttcacactgacaagtccttgactaaaccaaatccctcagcacaacatctgatcacaatgaattgctatggttggaaaggaccaccaggatcatccagtccaaccttcatctcagcatccttcatcactagaccacagcctGAAGCACCACTctcctctcaaacacctccagggatggcaactccaccacctccctgggcagcctgttccagtgctcgaccacttgctcaggaaagaacttcctcccaacatccaacctaaacctcccctgatgcaacttgaggccatttcctcttgtcctatcattagtaatttaggagaagagacccttctcagcctcctctcctccaactaaacaaccccagttccctcagccgctcctcacagctcatgtttgccagatctctcaccagcctcgttgcccttctctgcacccactccagcacctcaatgtccctcctacactgtggtgaccaaaacacagtagtcaaggtgtggtctcatgagtgctgagcacagggactactgctgctggtcacatcatttctgatacaggccaggatgctgttggccttcttggccacctgggaatggtgctggctcatgttcagccgaCATGCATCCCGTGGCAGTAAGTTCAGTAACTTCACTGTAAAACTGATTTTAAATAGGAAAATCCtgggtttgatttgttttccaTGTATTTTAAGATACtaaagccaggttggacagggccttgagcacctggtctagtggaaactGTCCCTACTTGTGTCATAGGGGTTGGCACTAGATCATCTTttaagttccttccaacccaaaccattttatgatcctGTGAAGCAGTAACTATTCTGTATCTACACAGTTCACTCCTCTAAGGACCTTTAGGTATCCCCTCTAAAAAAAAGCtgccaagttaaaaaaaaaaccacaaaggcaaatcaacaacaaaacccattcCACTACTCCTAGTTGATCTGTCTCATCACTGTAAAGAAACCAATCCAACTATTGAATTCTTAAAGTTATCATTACCAGTGTTAGAATTAAGATGCCAGAGCAAAGCTTCCAATTTcatggaatggcttgggttggaagtgacctccaaaggtcctcctgttcaacctccctgcagtgaacagggacatcctccattacaGTAGATTgaccagagccttgtcaagcctgaccttgaatatcttcatggatggagcctcaactacctccctgaggaaagtgttccagtgttccatcaccctcatggtgcagaatgcATtccattcctaacatccaatctaaatctactcttctctcataccactgcccctcatcctataactgcaggcctttgtaaacagtctctctgcagccttcttgtaggccccttcaggtactggaaggctgctattaggtgtccctggacccttcacttctccaggctgaacagcctcagatccctcagcctgtcttcatagaagaTTACTTtagtggccctcttctggacctgctccagcagatccatgtcACTCTTTCATTTGGTGCCACATAGCTGGGTGTTGTaatgtagtactccaggtgaggtctcaccagagcagaggggcaaaatcccctctctcaacctgctggccacactttagGTGCAGCCAAAGATGCCATTGCCCTtttcctcacacacacacttacaCAGTCACTGACACCTGCCAATAGGTTTGAAAACCTTAGGAATATAGCTCTGAAACAGGTATATAGTGACATCAGCTCTCGATGGTAAACTGTTTGAGGAAAGTATCAAGCTGTGACTGAAATAAGCCTTCCACTTATCACAGCTTAAGCATTCAAGCACATTTTTTATACACACAGTACAGGTGGTTTTATCAAAAAGGTTGTGAGCAAAACCATTAATGGATGCTTGGATCTTATTTGACTAAGAAATCAACTTGATTCTGAACCACCAGAATGTCTTCACCTTTTTTAAACATGGTAGATTGCCCtcacagaaggggaggagaTACCTGTGTTCAGACTGACAAATGAGCACATTTGCAAGCAGCtgtaaaacaaaagcaaatggcAGCCCATGTTCACTGATCTTGCAAGGGCACACGAGTGACTCTAACTAATCAATGTAATTACTTCCCTCATGCAGCAATTACAAACATGAACTGCAAGGGTAACTGCCTCTGCCCACTTACACTTCACATTTGCTTTATCCACTGTACTCCAGATCATCTTCCAATACCCACATGCACTGTAATATTTTTCATCTCCTCTTTGATCTTACCAGATGCTGTCTGCAGTGTCACTCCAGTTGGCACATGGATAGGATAAGCAATACTCGGAGGTAGAGCAAGAGTTGCACCTACTTGTGAAGTACCCTAGATACACAAAAGCTTGGTTAAGAAGCAGTGCATACTTGTTATCTCCTAGGGCCCTAAATGTCACATGCAACATATGCAGACAAAACATTAATGATGGTCTTTGTGATCATCTTCACAGGGAGTCACAAAACACTAGggattggaatggacctccaagatcatctagattGCACACAATTGCAATGTTGAGGCAGATTTaaaagcctccagggaaggcaactccacAACCTGGAGATCCtagtccagtgctctgtgatcctcacACAAGAAAGAAGGTGGCTTCATTTAAACAAGGGGGAAAACGTgttgcagtttgtgcctgttggcccttgtcctaccaATGGGCACCATCATCAAGAGCCCAGTCCCACCCTCATGACCTTCAACTTGAAGAATTACTTCAACTTTTTGAGATTTAGACAGAGGATTCTGTACTGACAAAATAATGACTTGCCCCAAAGTGTGTCAAGTTTTCTAGCTATCACAGCTCCTTTTTGTTAACAGAACACTTTCCTGTACAGCATCATCCTGAAAGGTATTTTTCCACTCAGAGCCACTTTTAGGCAAGCTGATGCATCACTCCACACAGCACAGACTCCTTGCCTCAGAAACCACAGtcactttctcttctgcagtgtGGGATACATAGCTCCCTTTCAAAACTAGCCATTGCCAGGAAATCCCTATTTTAAACTGGGAAACTTGTGTGTTAAACACCATCCCAATGTTCTATTTCAGCTTGGCATGATGGTTAGTTAATCAAAGTCTGACAATTAATAGCCCCTCCCCAAATAAATTTTGCCATACCCAGAATTCAGAGCCACTGgaacagggaggctgtggatgctctctccctagagatattcaaggctaggttggatgaggccttgagtgatctgttctaatgggaggtgtccctgcctatggcagtgggttggaactagatgatatttgaggttccttccaatctaaaccattctatgaactctAAAGCACTTTTTCTTCTGAATGATTCCTATGCCTCCGAGATAATGCTGTTCCCAGTTTCACTGGTTCTAACACTTCCAAAAGCCATGGGATTttctgttgggttgttttttcctatgtatggttttggttgggtattgtttgggggtttgtttttttattggggtttttttgttggttgggttggagcttgggttttgtttgttttgtcactgggtgttaaaataaaggaaaaggacctgtggCTGTGCATTTCTACCACACTTCCATCCCATTCAGCCACACCTTCCAACACatgtctgcctgcactgcttGCAAAGCCAACGGGTAGGTCCCCATCCCTTTTCACTGctcaaacagaagcagcagcattatAGCTCTCCCTTTGCAGACTCCTAAATGTTGTGtggttttcatttaaaaaaacaccaccaaacaaAATCACAACCAAATGCAAGAGCTACACCTAACCAACAGCTGAAGAAAAGCAGTGGTGTCTCTCAGCCAGTCTCCTGCTCCCTTGCAAACTGCACAATGCTGGGCAGATGAAACTGCCACGAGAAATGCTACTTTCAGTCCCTAAATACTGCCCTAAGCATCTATACATGAGAAACTTTTTAATACTTGTCTCTTGTTAAGCCTGTTAACAGCTGACAGTTGTAATAGTTTAGAACTCAGAATAATGGAAACTGAAATAAAATGTCACCACAGCTACGTACCAGGTCTGCTGCTGTGAAAGGCTGAAAACCTCTGCCAGTCGGGATGATTAAAGAAGctacacaaaagaaaacaacaaaagggacattttacaaaaaataacaaacccaaacaatttcTTTGACACAGTTTATCTTTCAGTAGTTCACAGCAGGCACTCCTGAAGCTAAACCAATCGAACTTCAATTTGCACCCATCAGATCAACAAATAAATGAGCACAACTAGATAAAGCTCTTGAATATACTTCCCCTCTATGCTCCCTTAAGCTTGTGCTGTACTCAGGAGGTGAAGTTCAAACAAGAATATATAAAACATTTTGCCAAAAAGCTGTTCTTGGAGATCTGTTTGTTTTCAAAAGAATGTTTCTATTGAACTCTTTGATCTGTTGAAGATAACACTGTAAAAAAATCACGCATGCCCCATGGTTCACTGCCTTCAGATTGGTTCACTCAAGCATTGCCCTTCTAAAACTTAGGGGTAACAAAGGTAAAACTCATTAAATATGAAGCTTCCAAGAGCACATGAACCCAAAAGTATATTCCCTTTAACTGTAATATGGAGTAAATAAAACATCTCTCTCCAAACTTAGTCTCTTCAGGATGGTAAAACCTcaatgaaacaaacaacaaaaacacacaaaaaaacccagataagGCTTGCCTGACCAAACATGAAGTGTACTATGACACAGTTTTTCATTACATCATCTCAAGTGTCTtttgccttctgctggggaaaggTCCAAGCAGCTTCTTACTTCAGGAGAAACCTCAGCTGAGCATTGCACTCTTAAACATAACATCACTAAAGTGGTCAGCTGAACTTAATTGAGAAGAACAAGTTCTGGTGCCAGAAGGCTGTGTGAAAGGCCAACACTTCTTGGCAAGGGGAACACTGCTTTTAGGAAAATGAACTGAAAGACAAAGCAAAACACTCCCCCcaaacttctctctctttttcaagCAAGGGATTACATTTTAACAAGGGCAGAACCAGATTAAACTCCCAACAGGACAGCAGAGCTAAATGGCACAAATACATCATTTAATTTCTGCACACATCACGCCACACATTCAAAAAGGAAGTGAAAGCTTAACCCTGCTGGTAAATTTACAACTGAAGGGCTACACTTTTGGACTGCAGACAAGAAAGCTAAAAATCTCTTCACATTTTACTACTGGAAATAAGCAGCAGATTAAGAGCATGCAGACATAATCACATTAGTTCAAAGTTTAATTCATCTTTTATTACTCAAATTCTGCTTTCAAACAATTAGTGTTCCACATCATGCCAAGTAACATCACAAGCCAAGATTAGTGCAGCATTCTAAAGTGTTTCAAAAAAGATGCCTGATTCTGGCTACTTTTAAATTGTATCTGTTGTGTTCAACAAGATCTGACCTGCTGAAGTCTGCAGAATGCGGTGAAAATTGTGTGGCAACTGCATGGTGAACTGTTGAGAACGGTGGCTGTGTCTGAAGAAGCCTTCTGTTGCTTTAGACTGCATCACCTTGGTTTCCCAAAGCTGCAGAAAGAGTAAGGACAACAAACAGCAGcttgaaaaacaaaccacatcTAAAAAAATGGCCAGAGTACATGGACTGATTCTACCCAGTAAACATGGCAACAATCACTACAAGAGTTTTGACTtggagcagcccagcacattATTCACAGGGTATTTGTGAACTCTGAGTCAGGTCAAAAGTTTGGATGTTTTGGAGGGCAAAGAAACTGACAGGCACAGCAtcccaaaagaaaagcaaatacaCTGCTTCTATGAATGCAGGGCAACCCAACAAACCTGCTTCAAGTCCTTCAGAACCTGTTCATCTAAACCCTCTTCTGCAAACAGCTCCCGCACACCTTCAATCACATCTTCAATTATGGACTTGTAGAATTTAAGctacatggaaaaaaataagttagatatgatttttttttttctccaagttCAGATGCATGATAGAGCATTTCAAATAACTGCACCCAATCTTAGATATCTCACTGCACAAACTACTGCTACAAAGTGACTCCACCTTCAGTACtatattcagttttgggctccccagtttaagagggacagggatatgtTCATTAGAGTCCAACCGAGGGCTAGGGGACTGTAGCACTGccttatggggagaggctgagggacctggggctttttagtctggagagagaagactgagaggggatttaataaatgtctataaatatctgagggctgggggtcaggagcagggggcacaggctctgctcacttgctccctgggagcaaggatggaagctgcaacacaggaggttccacctcaacaaaaggcagaatttctttactgtaagggtcacagagcactggaacaagcttcccagaggggctgtggagtctcctctggagactttcaaagctcatgtggatgtgttcctctgtgacctgagctagattgtacagtcctgctctggcaggagggttggacttaatgatatctttgggtcccttccaacacctagcATCCCGTGACCAACATGGACAGATGGGTGCCATAAAATTAATACTGTGTCAGGTACAGAGGTCTGCAAGTCCACTTTGGGAACAGACATCCCTAGAAAGACCACTGCATTTGAGCCTCAAAccactgctttctgcaggctACAGAAACACTTAGGAAAATTCTAGAAACACGACAGAAACAACTGGTGTGCTGTCCTTTCAAACAACTCTGTCTAAAACAATCACTTAAAAACTGCCTTATGCCAATTAGTACCATTCTAACTTAAAAGGCCAACCAACACCACAAGCTGGTAAAAAATTAAATATGCCAATTCTATCAGAAGCATAATTTAAGTGACCTGCAAGAAGTAACTGAGGTTTATTCTTTAGTTTGTTCATCTCTCTGATGCCATATAGCAGTTTATCTATGGAAATTTTAGTCCACAGTTACCAATCTCATTCATCCaacacaacattttttttttcctttcttctgcctACATCACTGATTCAATCATAACCTTCCAGTCAGACCTGGACAATAGACAAGTGGAAGATGTCAGATGCATCCACTCAGATGCAGGTGTAAAATGATAAGCTTCTGGTAATTAAAAGCTTATTAACCTGAACTatcttgcccagagaggttatggatgttcactccctggaggtgtttaaggccaggctggatgaggttttaagcaacctggtctagtggaaggtgcccctgcctggtGCATCAtgtttggaactaggtgacctttaagattccttccagcccaaaccactctatgaatcaTTACCAGCAGAACAGCACACACCAAGTGAATGATGATGCTGAGACTTTGAGAAAAACTCAGAATTCAACATTCCCCAATATCCATTTACATTTCCTAATTTAACATCCAATTCATATCTTGCTAGCCTAGAGTCACTCTAAAAAGCAGAAGATAaacattttgtttttaaaaacccAAGGAAGCCCTGAACCAGTGCCACCACACTAAAAAGATGTTGAGCAGCCCACGCATCAAGTGCTTGGCATTCACTGTTAATAGAGAGGACAAACTGAATTTAAATTCCTCAATGCACTTATTCAGAGATTTAttgcatggtttaggttggaaggcaccttaaaaatcatccagttccaaccctctgcccttgggcaaggacaccttccactagatgacATTGCTCaaggtcacatccagcctggccttgaacaccttcagggagggagcatccatagcctccctgggcaacctgttccagtgtctcaccaccctcgtggcaaagagcttcttcctgatctccagcctaaacctaccctcctcaagcttcagtccattccctctcatcccatcactacaagcccttgtgaacAGTTCCTTCCcg
Coding sequences within it:
- the GTF2A1L gene encoding TFIIA-alpha and beta-like factor; the encoded protein is MAHGSALLKFYKSIIEDVIEGVRELFAEEGLDEQVLKDLKQLWETKVMQSKATEGFFRHSHRSQQFTMQLPHNFHRILQTSAASLIIPTGRGFQPFTAADLGTSQVGATLALPPSIAYPIHVPTGVTLQTASGQLYKVNVPVMVAQASGDGSVLHPVQQLFQPLGQPSVLQANTASLAQVNAASAQAAAEPLQHKETAVQQTVVFQPSVMEKNHLENSASASLVQQPPASQQQLAANVTLNQCTDLTGEPAQQANLHTAVFTPESSEGFASAESLADDSGSVLQDVEGQLEVRPQELAQQQVSDDIIDLIIMGKDVDDGTLLKCQDSTVSSGKMAPTEQMESNLQSEKDICSDIEGIIQLDGTGDVSPKEEIPHKDREENLFVGINESEDLKVLEDNEDNDEECDSVSSTESSSTGGDEEELQADIVEEDPLNSDDDVSEQDTPDLFDTDNVIVCQYDKIQRSKNKWKFFLKDGVMAFEGKEHVFAKAVGDAEW